A genomic region of Chitinimonas arctica contains the following coding sequences:
- a CDS encoding O-linked N-acetylglucosamine transferase, SPINDLY family protein: MLRGVGLHLFLFAAGRRLLAAERYLSAELYLQAASRLAPTRADIWLALASCLQCRHCPHAAIDILQKVLELAPDMAEARLRLAHSAAEAEMWPLAIERFEQLLAESPGSPQLHYHLAGSYAGDGQLEKAVQHFRAALAVEEVASTHNGLGLALSELAMQEESIAHFRRAAELSDKPAYLSNLLFTLCYDPALSPEALYQAHIKQAARFPQAQARKWRQSFDPERPLRIGYVSPDLRFHPVAFFIEPVMREHDASRYQIHAYSTQMHRHSETTLRLKASCADWREFDDAEDEALEAAILADRIDILIDLAGHTGNNSLPLLAKRLAPVQVSWLGYLNTTGLAAMDYRLTDATACPTAFAQPLHSEQLIHMPHSQWCYQAPADSPPVAPAPCLSQPGTTFGALHNPAKVGPAVIALWAGLLRAVPDARLLIAARGFSRIAAETRARFAALGVAEERIVIRDRQTFADYLSMHGEIDINLDVFPYTGGTTTCHSLWMGVPVLTLACPSVMGRGGASALHCLALDDWIAASEEDYIAIGRRMAAAPARLAALRQDLRERMAHSPLMQAEPFTRALEARLREMWRQRCLEASVRS, translated from the coding sequence TTGTTGCGCGGAGTTGGCCTGCATCTCTTTCTATTCGCTGCCGGCCGCCGCCTGCTGGCCGCAGAGCGCTATCTGAGCGCGGAACTGTATCTGCAGGCGGCCAGCCGGCTAGCGCCTACCCGGGCGGATATCTGGCTGGCCTTGGCCAGCTGCCTGCAATGCCGGCATTGCCCGCATGCCGCGATCGACATCCTGCAAAAGGTGCTGGAACTGGCGCCCGATATGGCCGAAGCCCGTCTGCGACTGGCGCATTCCGCCGCCGAGGCGGAAATGTGGCCACTCGCCATCGAACGTTTCGAGCAGCTATTGGCTGAATCACCCGGCTCGCCGCAACTGCATTACCACCTGGCGGGCAGCTATGCCGGCGATGGCCAGCTGGAAAAGGCGGTCCAGCACTTCCGTGCCGCGCTGGCGGTGGAGGAAGTCGCCTCCACCCATAATGGCCTGGGCCTGGCCTTGTCCGAATTGGCCATGCAGGAAGAAAGCATCGCGCATTTTCGCCGCGCAGCGGAATTGTCGGATAAGCCGGCCTATCTATCCAACCTGCTGTTCACGCTCTGCTACGACCCGGCGCTGTCGCCGGAGGCGCTATATCAGGCTCACATAAAGCAGGCGGCCCGATTTCCCCAAGCGCAGGCGCGCAAGTGGCGGCAATCCTTCGATCCCGAACGGCCCCTGCGCATCGGCTATGTCTCGCCGGACCTGCGTTTTCATCCGGTCGCCTTTTTTATCGAGCCGGTGATGCGCGAGCATGATGCGAGCCGGTACCAGATCCATGCCTATTCCACCCAGATGCACCGCCATAGCGAAACCACGCTGCGTCTGAAGGCCAGCTGCGCGGATTGGCGCGAATTCGACGATGCGGAAGACGAGGCCCTGGAGGCAGCCATCCTGGCGGACCGCATCGATATCCTGATCGACCTGGCGGGCCATACCGGCAACAACAGCCTGCCCTTGCTGGCCAAGCGCCTCGCACCCGTGCAGGTGAGCTGGCTGGGTTATCTCAATACCACCGGCCTGGCAGCCATGGACTACCGCTTGACCGACGCCACCGCTTGTCCGACTGCGTTCGCGCAGCCGCTGCATAGCGAGCAACTGATCCATATGCCGCATTCGCAGTGGTGCTACCAAGCGCCGGCCGATAGTCCGCCGGTGGCGCCGGCGCCTTGTCTAAGCCAGCCTGGCACTACCTTTGGCGCCTTGCATAATCCCGCCAAGGTGGGCCCGGCCGTGATCGCCCTGTGGGCCGGGCTGCTGCGCGCGGTGCCCGATGCGCGGCTGCTGATCGCGGCGCGGGGTTTTTCCCGGATCGCCGCCGAAACCCGCGCCCGCTTCGCCGCACTGGGGGTGGCCGAGGAGCGGATCGTGATCCGCGACCGCCAAACCTTTGCCGACTATCTATCGATGCACGGCGAAATCGATATCAATCTGGACGTCTTTCCCTATACCGGCGGTACCACCACCTGCCATTCGCTCTGGATGGGCGTTCCGGTACTGACCCTGGCCTGTCCCTCGGTGATGGGCAGGGGAGGCGCCAGCGCCTTGCATTGCCTGGCGCTGGACGATTGGATCGCGGCATCGGAAGAAGACTATATCGCCATCGGCCGGCGGATGGCGGCGGCACCGGCTCGGTTGGCGGCACTGCGGCAGGATCTGCGCGAACGGATGGCGCATTCGCCGCTGATGCAGGCCGAACCCTTTACCCGCGCCCTGGAAGCGCGCTTGCGGGAGATGTGGCGGCAGCGTTGCCTGGAGGCATCCGTACGAAGCTAG